In the Vitis vinifera cultivar Pinot Noir 40024 chromosome 2, ASM3070453v1 genome, one interval contains:
- the LOC100256474 gene encoding plant UBX domain-containing protein 8: MARPNQEAIDTFISVTGASEDVAVRKLQEHGGDLNEAVDAHFSEGDRTIARAVPQNELTDMIDMAHQQSREAASSIFSAARRNFDAFSPLGPNFGRSLFDSMSELWSWAPFGSFARDRREIPFAFGDRNEPFVSHPREVREIPIEFKDGNGSSPTIEDVTHASHVYAHEPEIHGTVTFDGEDDG, translated from the exons ATGGCCAGACCCAATCAGGAGGCTATTGACACGTTCATTAGCGTCACCGGCGCTTCCGAGGACGTTGCCGTTAGGAAACTCCAG GAGCATGGCGGTGATCTTAACGAAGCCGTGGACGCGCATTTCAGTGAAGGAGATCGAACCAT TGCTCGCGCCGTTCCTCAGAATGAGCTCACGGACATGATTGATATGGCTCACCAACAGTCCAGGGAAGCTGCTTCATCTATTTTCTCAGCGGCTAGAAGAAATTTTGATGCGTTCTCACCCCTGGGTCCAAACTTCGGGAGAAGTTTATTTGATAGTATGTCTGAGTTATGGAGCTGGGCACCATTTGGTTCCTTTGCAAGGGACAGGAGGGAGATCCCCTTTGCATTCGGGGATCGGAATGAGCCATTTGTTTCACACCCAAGGGAGGTAAGGGAGATTCCCATAGAATTCAAAGATGGGAATGGGTCGTCCCCCACCATAGAGGATGTCACTCATGCTTCCCATGTCTATGCACATGAACCGGAGATCCATGGGACGGTCACATTTGACGGTGAAGATGATGGCTAA
- the LOC100261568 gene encoding uncharacterized protein LOC100261568 isoform X2, with the protein MEEEKETTTTTTTKKKQCFWTWALASVIFRLVLIHFSRNLNLASRPEVSTPLTSLRRLAEGYWLKQSSISPYAGSMYHGSPLLLSILGPLTVQRGEGQYNHLICSLLFVIADFMTAVLIRATGQSLQMAYNQSLKSLGIVRLLERSEMLSSGDIAALVYLWNPLTIVTCVGSSTSPIENLFVVLSLYGACRRLVPLAAFGWVIATHLSLYPAILIVPLILILGYGPDSPRRKLFQQRASSKVGENPSTDIRYQQKELASQPMLPFRFSWRLVVHFILWASLWSCYVLLLCGISVRRYGGLGEMFKSTYGFILTVPDLSPNIGVLWYFFAEVFDYFRNFFLIVFHVNILFMILPLAIRLNHRPCFLAFVYIAISSLLKSYPSVGDSALYLGLLGLFVKELADMQFSFFLFCGYVGISFLSPVMHNLWIWRGTGNANFYFATAMAYACFQIILVVESVSAMLNHDRMLRKLSIMKP; encoded by the exons ATGGAGGAAGAGAAGGagacgacgacgacgacgacgacgaAGAAGAAGCAATGCTTTTGGACTTGGGCTTTGGCATCAGTGATCTTCAGACTGGTTCTCATTCACTTCTCCAGAAATCTCAACTTGGCTTCTCGTCCCGAAGTCTCCACTCCTCTCACCAGCCTCCGGCGCt TGGCCGAGGGTTACTGGCTGAAGCAATCCTCAATTTCTCCCTATGCAG GATCCATGTACCACGGTTCCCCTTTGTTGCTCTCAATTCTTGGGCCATTGACAGTTCAAAG AGGGGAAGGGCAGTACAATCATCTTATATGCAG TTTGCTTTTTGTGATTGCAGATTTTATGACTGCAGTGCTGATTCGTGCAACTGGTCAAAGTCTTCAGATGGCATATAATCAGAGTTTGAAATCTCTAGGCATTGTTAGACTGTTAGAAAGATCAG AGATGCTCTCCTCTGGAGATATTGCTGCTCTCGTATACTTATGGAATCCTCTGACAATAGTCACATGTGTGGGTTCATCAACATCCCCAATTGAAAATTTGTTCGTTGTTTTGTCCCTCTATGGAGCATGTAGAC GACTAGTTCCCCTAGCAGCTTTTGGATGGGTCATTGCAACGCATTTGTCTCTTTATCCTGCAATCCTAATTGTACCG CTGATTCTTATATTAGGATATGGTCCAGATTCTCCTCGAAGGAAATTGTTCCAGCAAAGGGCATCCAGTAAAGTTGGAGAGAACCCCTCAACTGACATCCGTTATCAACAAAAAGAATTGGCCAGCCAACCAATGCTACCATTTCGTTTCTCATGGCGGCTAGTTGTGCACTTCATATTGTGGGCTTCTCTTTGGTCATGCTATGTGTTGCTATTGTGTGGCATTTCTGTTAGACGGTATGGTGGCCTTGGGGAGATGTTTAAAAG CACCTATGGATTTATTCTTACTGTACCAGATCTGTCACCAAATATAGGTGTTCTATG GTACTTCTTTGCAGAAGTGTTTGACTATTTCAGAAATTTCTTTCTGATAGTTTTCCATGTGAATATTCTTTTCATGATATTGCCATTAGCCATACGTCTAAACCACCGGCCCTGCTTTTTGGCTTTTGTCTACATTGCCATCTCTTCGCTGCTTAAATCTTATCCATCA GTTGGAGATTCAGCTCTGTATTTGGGCCTGCTGGGCTTGTTTGTTAAGGAATTAGCAG ATATGCAATTCTCCTTTTTCCTCTTCTGTGGATATGTTGGAATATCTTTTCTTAGCCCTGTGATGCACAATCTCTGGATATGGAGG GGAACTGGCAATGCAAATTTCTACTTTGCAACTGCTATGGCTTATGCTTGCTTTCAG ATAATTTTGGTGGTGGAGAGTGTGAGTGCAATGCTTAATCATGACCGGATGCTAAGGAAGCTATCCATCATGAAGCCTTGA
- the LOC100261568 gene encoding uncharacterized protein LOC100261568 isoform X1, giving the protein MEEEKETTTTTTTKKKQCFWTWALASVIFRLVLIHFSRNLNLASRPEVSTPLTSLRRLAEGYWLKQSSISPYAGSMYHGSPLLLSILGPLTVQRGEGQYNHLICSLLFVIADFMTAVLIRATGQSLQMAYNQSLKSLGIVRLLERSEMLSSGDIAALVYLWNPLTIVTCVGSSTSPIENLFVVLSLYGACRRLVPLAAFGWVIATHLSLYPAILIVPLILILGYGPDSPRRKLFQQRASSKVGENPSTDIRYQQKELASQPMLPFRFSWRLVVHFILWASLWSCYVLLLCGISVRRYGGLGEMFKSTYGFILTVPDLSPNIGVLWYFFAEVFDYFRNFFLIVFHVNILFMILPLAIRLNHRPCFLAFVYIAISSLLKSYPSVGDSALYLGLLGLFVKELADMQFSFFLFCGYVGISFLSPVMHNLWIWRGTGNANFYFATAMAYACFQGHLSCMEFWALPWFCHQGLYENFLIVPTEAGVKPWNVKLDWKIILVVESVSAMLNHDRMLRKLSIMKP; this is encoded by the exons ATGGAGGAAGAGAAGGagacgacgacgacgacgacgacgaAGAAGAAGCAATGCTTTTGGACTTGGGCTTTGGCATCAGTGATCTTCAGACTGGTTCTCATTCACTTCTCCAGAAATCTCAACTTGGCTTCTCGTCCCGAAGTCTCCACTCCTCTCACCAGCCTCCGGCGCt TGGCCGAGGGTTACTGGCTGAAGCAATCCTCAATTTCTCCCTATGCAG GATCCATGTACCACGGTTCCCCTTTGTTGCTCTCAATTCTTGGGCCATTGACAGTTCAAAG AGGGGAAGGGCAGTACAATCATCTTATATGCAG TTTGCTTTTTGTGATTGCAGATTTTATGACTGCAGTGCTGATTCGTGCAACTGGTCAAAGTCTTCAGATGGCATATAATCAGAGTTTGAAATCTCTAGGCATTGTTAGACTGTTAGAAAGATCAG AGATGCTCTCCTCTGGAGATATTGCTGCTCTCGTATACTTATGGAATCCTCTGACAATAGTCACATGTGTGGGTTCATCAACATCCCCAATTGAAAATTTGTTCGTTGTTTTGTCCCTCTATGGAGCATGTAGAC GACTAGTTCCCCTAGCAGCTTTTGGATGGGTCATTGCAACGCATTTGTCTCTTTATCCTGCAATCCTAATTGTACCG CTGATTCTTATATTAGGATATGGTCCAGATTCTCCTCGAAGGAAATTGTTCCAGCAAAGGGCATCCAGTAAAGTTGGAGAGAACCCCTCAACTGACATCCGTTATCAACAAAAAGAATTGGCCAGCCAACCAATGCTACCATTTCGTTTCTCATGGCGGCTAGTTGTGCACTTCATATTGTGGGCTTCTCTTTGGTCATGCTATGTGTTGCTATTGTGTGGCATTTCTGTTAGACGGTATGGTGGCCTTGGGGAGATGTTTAAAAG CACCTATGGATTTATTCTTACTGTACCAGATCTGTCACCAAATATAGGTGTTCTATG GTACTTCTTTGCAGAAGTGTTTGACTATTTCAGAAATTTCTTTCTGATAGTTTTCCATGTGAATATTCTTTTCATGATATTGCCATTAGCCATACGTCTAAACCACCGGCCCTGCTTTTTGGCTTTTGTCTACATTGCCATCTCTTCGCTGCTTAAATCTTATCCATCA GTTGGAGATTCAGCTCTGTATTTGGGCCTGCTGGGCTTGTTTGTTAAGGAATTAGCAG ATATGCAATTCTCCTTTTTCCTCTTCTGTGGATATGTTGGAATATCTTTTCTTAGCCCTGTGATGCACAATCTCTGGATATGGAGG GGAACTGGCAATGCAAATTTCTACTTTGCAACTGCTATGGCTTATGCTTGCTTTCAG GGTCATCTGTCCTGCATGGAGTTTTGGGCTCTTCCATGGTTCTGCCACCAAGGACTGTATGAAAATTTCCTAATTGTACCTACTGAAGCTGGTGTAAAACCTTGGAATGTGAAGCTTGACTGGAAG ATAATTTTGGTGGTGGAGAGTGTGAGTGCAATGCTTAATCATGACCGGATGCTAAGGAAGCTATCCATCATGAAGCCTTGA
- the LOC100261568 gene encoding uncharacterized protein LOC100261568 isoform X3: MTAVLIRATGQSLQMAYNQSLKSLGIVRLLERSEMLSSGDIAALVYLWNPLTIVTCVGSSTSPIENLFVVLSLYGACRRLVPLAAFGWVIATHLSLYPAILIVPLILILGYGPDSPRRKLFQQRASSKVGENPSTDIRYQQKELASQPMLPFRFSWRLVVHFILWASLWSCYVLLLCGISVRRYGGLGEMFKSTYGFILTVPDLSPNIGVLWYFFAEVFDYFRNFFLIVFHVNILFMILPLAIRLNHRPCFLAFVYIAISSLLKSYPSVGDSALYLGLLGLFVKELADMQFSFFLFCGYVGISFLSPVMHNLWIWRGTGNANFYFATAMAYACFQGHLSCMEFWALPWFCHQGLYENFLIVPTEAGVKPWNVKLDWKIILVVESVSAMLNHDRMLRKLSIMKP; encoded by the exons ATGACTGCAGTGCTGATTCGTGCAACTGGTCAAAGTCTTCAGATGGCATATAATCAGAGTTTGAAATCTCTAGGCATTGTTAGACTGTTAGAAAGATCAG AGATGCTCTCCTCTGGAGATATTGCTGCTCTCGTATACTTATGGAATCCTCTGACAATAGTCACATGTGTGGGTTCATCAACATCCCCAATTGAAAATTTGTTCGTTGTTTTGTCCCTCTATGGAGCATGTAGAC GACTAGTTCCCCTAGCAGCTTTTGGATGGGTCATTGCAACGCATTTGTCTCTTTATCCTGCAATCCTAATTGTACCG CTGATTCTTATATTAGGATATGGTCCAGATTCTCCTCGAAGGAAATTGTTCCAGCAAAGGGCATCCAGTAAAGTTGGAGAGAACCCCTCAACTGACATCCGTTATCAACAAAAAGAATTGGCCAGCCAACCAATGCTACCATTTCGTTTCTCATGGCGGCTAGTTGTGCACTTCATATTGTGGGCTTCTCTTTGGTCATGCTATGTGTTGCTATTGTGTGGCATTTCTGTTAGACGGTATGGTGGCCTTGGGGAGATGTTTAAAAG CACCTATGGATTTATTCTTACTGTACCAGATCTGTCACCAAATATAGGTGTTCTATG GTACTTCTTTGCAGAAGTGTTTGACTATTTCAGAAATTTCTTTCTGATAGTTTTCCATGTGAATATTCTTTTCATGATATTGCCATTAGCCATACGTCTAAACCACCGGCCCTGCTTTTTGGCTTTTGTCTACATTGCCATCTCTTCGCTGCTTAAATCTTATCCATCA GTTGGAGATTCAGCTCTGTATTTGGGCCTGCTGGGCTTGTTTGTTAAGGAATTAGCAG ATATGCAATTCTCCTTTTTCCTCTTCTGTGGATATGTTGGAATATCTTTTCTTAGCCCTGTGATGCACAATCTCTGGATATGGAGG GGAACTGGCAATGCAAATTTCTACTTTGCAACTGCTATGGCTTATGCTTGCTTTCAG GGTCATCTGTCCTGCATGGAGTTTTGGGCTCTTCCATGGTTCTGCCACCAAGGACTGTATGAAAATTTCCTAATTGTACCTACTGAAGCTGGTGTAAAACCTTGGAATGTGAAGCTTGACTGGAAG ATAATTTTGGTGGTGGAGAGTGTGAGTGCAATGCTTAATCATGACCGGATGCTAAGGAAGCTATCCATCATGAAGCCTTGA